The Pyrus communis chromosome 5, drPyrComm1.1, whole genome shotgun sequence region caacaacaaaccaagcaacaaaccaccTTATCTTCACAAGAATAAACAAAGTAACAAACCCACTATCCAACCACCTTATCTTCACAAcaataaacaaagcaacaaagCAACCAACCCATTATCCAACAACTCAGTAACCATTTCGAATTAAGAAAGCATAAACCACATtttcaaacaaagaataaaCAATGCTAGaagaataaacaaaacccacattCAATCCATTCCAACACCGTAGGAACCATTTCAAATTAACAAAGCATAAATCCACCTTTttaaacaagaataaacaaaacccacattCAACCCATTCCAACACCTCAGGTACCATTTCGAATTCACAAAGCATGAACCCACATTTTCTACATTTTGAATCatcaaaagcacaaaaaatttacaataggTAGACGTATTTTTGTCAGGATCATCGCGCACGTACCACTCCATGGCGAATCCTTCGATTTTCCTTCAAAGCCAATGGAACCCAGATGAAAGCCCTTTTCCAAAACAATCCTAGATCTGAAAACCTCATAGCCGCTGCCCCTTACTCTGACTTTGGGTTAGCGGCAGCCCGCATCTTACCTTTTTGCTAGCCCTTTTCCCTCTTCCCATCCCGTTCCCACCCTCTACATTTTCCCTCTCTCCCCACTTTGTCATGCAACTCCTcattctctttcctttttccctGCGATACCATCATCCCTTCCACGTGCCTCAATTCCTTCCCCTCCCTTTCACGTGCCTCGATTTCCTCCCCTCTCTTTCCCTTACTTAGCATATCCCCCTCCCAATTTCTCTCCTATTTTCTCAACCTGTCTCTTTTGATTTGTCCCCTCTTACTGGCTGTTTTTTTATCCATCTCTTGCACGATGGTAGAGTGCCCCATCTCTCCAAAGATGGTGGCCTGCCCCATCTCTACTCAAATGGTAGTGCACCTTAATCCCCTATTGTCGGTGGTTGTGGGCTTGAGCAACGTTTCATTCAGTAACTTGATTTCCCCACTTTTGGTTATCCTCTGatttctcttccatttctcaCCCCTTATatgttcccttttttttccctcctaCTGGTTGTTTTTTTATCCATCTCTGCTCAATGGTTGTGGGCTTGAGCAACATTTCAATTAGGGAACTTTGTTCTTTCCACTTTTGGTTATTGTCTAGTTCCAACCTATTTCTTGGTATTGTGCACCAGATTTCTAATAGCTATAAATGAACCTCAATTCCCTAACCCATAATACAAATGTAGCCCTCAAGACTCTCTTTTGCCGTCATTTTGCATGTTTTTAATTGAGAAGTTCGACTGAGCTCTTGTGTACGCTGCCTATCGCGAGATCGGATTGTCGCTCATTCAGTTGAAGGTGTGCAAAACAAAATACTTGGGTTCGGCGCAATGATTTGCCCTACCTCCTTCTTTAATTCTGAATTCATGTCCTACTTCGCCGACATTGGAATTATGTTGTTGGTTTCGGGGTAGCTGTGAGCAGTAGCGGATCCATAATTTTAAAGTTGGAGGGTCCCAATAATAAAGGTCAAAAAAttaatagacaaaaataacattgaaaagttTAATTATAACATTGGAGTTTTATTCTCAAGCCTCTTTCAAGATTATTCAAATAGAGGGTGTTATTGGCTGTGGTGAAAAATCTTTCCatgtttcttatttttacattacacaattgataaaaaaaacacaaaatatataccaattaaccaataaacaaaaatccCATCTAAATTCCAATAATCACATGAGTatacaaacataaaacatatcaataATCATATCAAATAATTGACTATAAACCTCCATcaatatctaatataatttcattgagattagattagaataccAAAAAACTTCCATGAATTTTGAACCAAATGGTGGTGGTGTGGAGATTTGAAACAAATTGAGGTATGATATTGGAGCAAAGTTTAAATATGGGATCGGGTAGGATttagaattttagggttttgaaaatTAGGGAACTGGGGATTGGGTGAATATGTGAAAATCAGGGCAATGGGATGGGGGAAGGGATGGGAAAGAGTGGGACTTGGGGGACGTGCTAGCTgggaatttaaaacaaaatatacacTAACGACTAAGTTTTGtatattgttttaattaaaaaaaattaaaacagttGACCAAAACGAGCGTTTTGGGCCAAGccttaaaaaagaaaactttttCACGCGGTCGTCTTCTCCTAAGACGCCTCTGCTCAATCGTTGCAGCTTGCACACACAAGCCTACCTCCTCGAGTGCGAGGGGTCCCTGAAAAATTTCAAGCAACGATTAAGGGTTGCCGAAGGGTCCTGGGACCTCCTAGGTCCCTCTATGGGTCCACCACTGGCTGTGAGTTTTGGCTGTTCCTTTTGGGTTGCAAGTTAATTGGtgataattttcaattttgctttAGGTTTGATGATATTGTTGATATGTGCTTtagattgttttttatttggagCAATTAAAGGTATGTATATGGTACGATGTACGGGTGAGCAATGGTAATTTTATGCTACGAAATTGGTGGTGTGGGTTGTCGGCCGCTTCTGGTTTCCTAATAGCTGCGGCGGGTTGTCACCACCTAGGTTTTAAGGGTTTTCTCTATTAGTCATTTTTGGGCCTTTATTATTTgaagtgtgacatcccgtcccgagatTATAAAAAACGTACGTATGAATTGaccattttacccctagttcgttacatttacgtttagtgttgttttgtgtggtgtggcatgtgttggaccacacacacacactcacacacactgtctctatctctcccgtgattccctctccctctgtctcttctctctctctctcccgagctctcatttcttcttcttccttcacacttgtacggacaaacccaaaacccttcaAACCATCccagatcgaggaaactaaggacaccttcgaactcgtgaagctcgtacgagtgcaaccataccattttcaggtgagaaatccttcgttttcatgtcgattCGAGGTAGTCCGATttaggtactattcatgcaaacttaatctagcatgtttttgggattttgaagcttgtagatgtcttagtgaggtcccaaggagcctcggagtgcttcgttggacaaatttggacgtcgggatagcttggttcaaagtttggccgaagctttcgaggctttttccggcgaatccacggcgagttaggggtcgaggcaggtatggatgtgttcgtctcgtcaataccttattttgatataaagtacgtcgaaaatggttaagaaatgaagaagttatgacactttgaagtttacccagaaattccggcaaaacactcACCttcggcgaaaccagtccggcgacgcgaggaagaagacgcgcgcgtgggcagcgcatATACAGGGCGCGTGAGGGCGCGTGAGacctccaaattgagttctaaaaattgtcacgtgttcgtgacgtcgtgtagatcaccgtggtatattcacacacccaaattgagcaacgtatgagaaagttgttgacgaatgtttgtgtatgtgcgtttaaatgatgattttataattattcttttataggtgaaacttgtacggacgacgaatgtaaccaaactaggcgtgagggttacgaaccggctacttatcagtgagtgggcagttatttttcagtatatatatacgtatgcttgacgtatttcccagaaaacgtattttaaaagaaatacgaattaaatatcatGTCAtttatgcatcatattttaatatttgcattaccataattatgcatactgttgcatggtgctgaggaggcccaggtaagctacatttgacatacatttgatatacatttgatatacgtatgaaatacgtttggaatATGATTGAAATATGATGAATTATACGATTGTGATATGATTGAAATATGATTGAGATATAATTAAGATACGATTGAGATATTATGCTGATAACGATCATGagatatgattgagatatgaagaatgatatgatagagatgcttagagagctcataacctgcacctccggtgttagtgctcccgccctgagcagggcacagtccttcacgtgatgttcacctcccgcaccatatgctcagcttggatccaagctaggtgcacaggcctgtcgtacagaccacattaggtggttccgactcgtaggtgacccgcgattattcgcacagccttcacgtgatcgtagcactagagcgtatatatatacgttacacccagtcctgtcgtacagaccactttaggtggttccgactcatgggcaggttcagttgttcAGTTATTAAGTTTGTGATTTGAGctatatatgcagccgtacaagtcacgttaagtgactccggctgccagatgttatgttgTTGATGTGATGAGATGATTATGAGCTATATATGCAGCCGAGGGCTGAGTTGATTGTGATGAAATGATTATGAGCTATATATGCAGCCGAGGGCTGAGTTGATTATGATGAGTTAATTATGAGTTATATATGCAGCCGAGGGCTGAGTTGATTAGAATGAAATAGTATGAGCTATGTTTATAGCCGAatgttgaattgattatatgttattccatcatattcacatagAGATGATGAGCATTCTGTTATGATACTTGGCATgacatacattcatattgtCTAGCATAATTTGAGATATATTACGTATATGAGTATATACTttatttctgggaaactatacttgttttacggcgaggggttagtatattcaaagagaaaagaaggttctgaataattttgttttgctgacccactcaactttgttttgcgcccctccaggtttaagatatcagagcttggtggctacgaggaatccaacggtgttctgacagaatggacaaaaattaggactcacctttgggtgtttaatcttagaaattgtatctttaaagcttccgtactgtgtaaatggttacgtcactctcacgtgacggccagcatgccctccttcgggacggggtgtgtcatgaAGCCCATGTGGaggctcttttttcttttttcttttttttttttttgttttgttttgttttttttttttttgggcattgAAACCCTTTTATTTGGTAGGACATATTTGTAAGTTGGGATGGtttggaaagatttttcagtatgttcAGAAAATGAGTAGTACACAAAGTGTTACTATACAATTTGAaggacacttgaaaaaaaaaactacagtCCAATTTCATAATGACATGTGATGTATTGTCTCGTATTCCGATCaaactaaaaaatctctcgtagGATGGAGTCTAGGTCCGTTCTTGTACCAAGTTGACCTACATGCTTCTTACTCATTGGGAAACTATCATGGAAAGCAGGGCATGTACTATGAACCCAAATACACTCTGCAAACAAACTATGCTCTAAGTTAGCAATGGCATCGTCAAGAAACTTGGCCTCTCGAAGAAAATTGGGAATGCCAAAATTATTTAAAGCCTCCCAAATTTATCAGCAAAGGAGAAGAAATTTACAGAGAGTGTTGAATATTAGTTACAAGCCAGTCAAGAAAGTAGGGGTGTGTATTAGGAAGGATTTTTATCAccaatggtccctgagattaaccaaactcatcattttggtctctcactttcaaaatcaatcaatgttgtCCCTGACATTCACCACtacacatcaatttggtccttCCGTTTAGATTCTGTCAACTATTTCTGTTAGTTTGCATGTGGGACCCGCATATCCAATAAAATGGTGACATGTGGATTACACAAAAGAAGAGTTTTTATCAAAAATGGTCTCTGACATTAatcaaactcctcattttggtccctgagtttcAGAAATCGATTAATTTGGTCCCTGACTTTCACTACTGCATATCAATTTAgtcattccattcaaatttcgtcaatattttttgttagtgtGATAATATGGTCCCACTGGTCCAATCATATGGCGCCACATGGAttaactatgaaaaaaaataattttttaagatttaaaactaaaagtaccataagaaattaaaaactaaaactaaaagaaaaataaaatattagtttcTTATAATTAATCCACTTGACACTATATGATTGGACTAGTGGAACCACATCAGCacactaacaaaaaatattgactaaattttaatggaatgacTATTGATGTGCAATAGTGAAAATCAGGgaccaaatttattgatttttgaaactcagggACCAGAATGAGAAGTTTGATCAATGTCAATGATCATTTGCGATAAAAATCATTCTTTTGTATAATCCACGTGTCACAATTTTATTGGATTTGTGGATCTCACATACAAActaacaaaataattaacataatctacacggaatgaccaaattgacgTGTGGTAACGAATATCAAGGAcgatattgattgattttgaaactGAGGAACCAAAATGATAAGTTTGGTCAGTCTCatggaccatttgtgataaaaaaactCTATTAAGAATTAGGGAACATTTTATTCTGGGTTTGATGAAATAAACTACAAGGTCGAAGCTTCACAAAACGGTACATAAACAGGGTACGAACCATGCAATTAGCTCCAAAAATGATCGTGTTTCTAGCCAACAGTTAAGGCGGTAGCGAAAAGATTGAAATCCTACCTATATtttctatgaaaaaaaatattacaccCTTCTCTGCAAACAAAGACCCCGTTCCCACAGCAGGTCATATATCCTTAACAGATTACTTTCAAAGGTAGAATTTCATGATTCTGTAAGCGAAGGCATTACAGAACCTGAGCAGCTGTGTTCAATTTTTCGGCTAGGGTGAGCTGTGTCCTTGTTATGCTTGACAAATACAGTAAGAGCAAGTTGTCCTGCAAGCAACAAAACAATAGTACAAGTATATGGTCAAAGAAACGCTCGCAAAACTGATAACCTAGTAGTAAAATTTGCAACTGGACCATTGCGAACATGTTGATGAACCATTTTGCACGATTTTCTTATAACCGACAACAGGAAGCTGTGAACGCCACTGATAATAgataaataaagtaaataacTATCCTAAACTGTATCCTACAACAAtatgaacaaaaatatatagTACCTGTAGGCTGTCATTGATAAGCTTATCAAAAGCTGAGGGAGACAGTTTCGGAAGAGATGCAATTGTATCAAAAAGAAATCTCCCTATAGTGTTATCTTGTTCAGCACGGCCTTCCTGAAAACATGATCCGTCATTATATTTAAGGtacaaaaaaggaaagaaacgtAAGAAGATTAAGCCTCCTTACTAACCACAACATTGTCAACATATTTGTAAACATCATCAATTAAAGCTAGAAGTCTCTCCATCGAGGCTTCCATTCCTTCCAGATCAGTTGGGAGTTTGTCAACCATTGGGGTCTTTAAAATATCATCTGCCATCATGGAAAAGTATATTATTTCGAATCAGATCGACATCATGCATAAATCTCAAACAATCATATCCAAAAATTAGTAGGAAGCAATGAGTTCGACCAATATACAGAATAAAAACTCATAAGTGGCAGTATGAAATAAACTTCAATGAAAAAAGCAGCACAGCAGCATCCATTTTTAAAACCTCAAACTCCATCAGCATTTTTATCTATTACAAATGATACCCATGTGTTCACAATACACATACAAACTCACAATAAAGAGGTCGTGTGTTTGATTTGTTACATTAAGTACAGGACTCTTGAGTACAAGGTGAGTCGTAAGCATCTCAATGCATCTCGGTGGTCATATCCAGATATCCCATCCAACGGAAGTAAAATATGACCCAGTGAGTTGTATACACACTTGTGTGCTAATATAGAATAACAGCTCCTAAAATGCAATGCTTGACTAACAGAGCGCATATATCATTTCATGGAATGGTAACATCATAAAGCGAATATCTTTTGGCTATAGGCCATTGGACAACTGAGACCATAAACAAACTGTTCCTTATGGACAAGTCGAACCcccaattttaaaaaaaaattgtaattcaCTTATTTGTACTACTTCTCAGAATAACTAGTTCCTTCGAGTTTCCTCCAAAACACAGCACACAAGTTACTTCAGTTTCATCAAGTCAGAAAACTATAGAGGGAAGATCAAGTGAGTGTTTTTGGTGTATGAGAACCAATATGGCCCAAATATGATACTACAAACAATCAAAGTTGAGAGGGTTAAACTTACATCCAACTCGCTCAGCTTCAACCATGCGAAGATCAAGAGGAATTTCTTGAAACTGAGCTGCACGTTGACGATCTCCAAGAGACAAATTCACCGAAACATAAGCTTTTATGGTACCCACTCCATTAATGAATCCAGTATCAACAGTCAAATGAACTGGGTTGGGAGCTTCTCTAGAATAGAATTCATGGAACAATGCGCTACCACCAGTAACTCCAAGACCAGTCGAATACCTACAAGTAATCATGAAGGCACCACAATAAGCATTCCAATCAACTTGAAAGCTTACAAATCTCTATTAGTTATATGTTTAAAATACACTGGCATGAACTTGGAAATTCGCAAAACTATCATTCGGGAGAACAGAGTTCGCGTTCTAACGTGTCCAATGACATACGAGAATGTTCCCTATTCCTTTTATGAATTCGTATTTGGCTATCAAGCTTACGCATTGGACAACCTAGAAGGCTTTATATATTTGGCTACCAAGCTTAGGCACTAGTTACAGGTTCCGCACCAAATTAAACGTAAATTACACAGAAGAAGCAACATTCCACCAGAATGAATATCATTATTAAACATGAAATAATTCGAATTCGCCAATAAAAACTGCTTGAAAAAGTTGCACGATAAAACTAAGAAACCTAAAAACAACAGAAAAGATAGCGACATTTACCATCCAACAATGACTTCCTTCGGATTCACCTTCTGGTGGGATATCAACATATTGTGATGGTACTCAATATCTAAAGCTACCTGCAAATTTGACACCGgaagaaatatcactaaaatTCTATCGCAATTTTCCCCATTTAACCACaattttctcaccaaccaaatGGGGGGAAAAACCCAAATCACTGAAGAAGAACCTGCTCGGCGCTCATATGAGGAACAGCGTATGAGTTTCTGATGTCAACAGTGCCGTCAGGCAGGACGGAACCGAGGAGCGTGCCGATGACGCGCTCGGACTGGTCGGGACGCCTAACGTAGCAATCGCAGATGTTGAATATGACGAGAGGATGAACCTTCGCCGACAAGCTCGACGACGGAGACGTGGAGAACTGTAGCACAGTGTGCTCGATCGCCGCCATTCTGTCTCACCGCCGATGGATCTGGTTTTTGCTTTTGGGCTTAAGAGAGTGCAAGCGAGAAAGCACGGTGGATGGCACGACCACTAGGGTTttgggggggagagagagagagagagaggagactATTggaattttaccttttttttttttttttttttaagctttacTTTGTGCCACAATAAAAAGCCCAACGGTCACATTATATGTAATGCATCAAAGTGGTCTAATGGGCCTATCTTGGCCCAAATAGGTTCTAGCTCAAGTAAATCTGGCACAAATCTGCTACAAGAGATTTGAAGCCACTTTCATCCCCCTCATTTCAATCTTAAAATAATCTCTCTACCAAATCTCATATTATTGGATTAATTTTGATTGCTAACATCATTTAAGGTATGTTAAAGGGTAGAAGTGGATCTAACTTCTACATTTTAACTCATGGTGAGGCTTAGCTCCTCCCTTCACCTTCATAGTgaatataatatcgtttgttcaaaacaaaaaaacaaaaaaaaacttgtcacttccaatttttttgaagaaatatCGATATTCACTAAAATAACTCTAACGTGTGTGTCATTTACGTGTACAAACCACGAATTTCAATATAATGTAAAAACAACAACTCCAAAAAAACTAAACTAacagctaaaaaaaaaatcataacaatttttctttttactgaCTTGCTCGATCCGTCTAATCAACAAACGTCGGCTTTCGCCTTTCAGCAATTGGGTGATGCCAGGACCCATTTCCCAGCATGCACCACGCAACCACGGTCCAGCTCAATTGAGCAAATTATTGCATGAGCGATTGTGAAATTTGAAGTCATATGTCGCGCATGCTTGATGCCAATGGTATATTTGGTGGAGCAGGCTCTGATGTTTTGTTGATAAGTCCGTACAAGGAGGGCCATGACATTATTTCATTAAATTATGAATGCTCAGTCACTCGTATGAATTTAATTAAGTTTCCAATATTCTGAAGTTCCTTCGAATCATTATGGCATGTTTACTTAAAACGACAAAATTTTATGGTTCAGATTATTAAAAGATGGGGACTTTAAGACAAAAGAGAGAAGATTGAGAACACTACTCTTTGGTAGTAAATGTATGGTAAGTaggttttttagctaaaattatCTTCAAAATTATCATAACTTCTCGTTTTGATCTTTAATATTTGAAATTGGTAAAAGTGGTCTCTGagtttgttcaccatcaatcattttgatcatttcgtgaaaaatctccgttaaataataaccaaaataacaaaaataccatgaatttttgtcaaattattagtccattgtttattaagttgaggtatttttataattttaaacctcatttaacaaaaatttgcaCGAAATGATCAAAACGAATGATGATTGACAAAACTCTtaccacttttattgatttaaaattttaagaaccaaaataagaagttatgtcaatcttaaGAACCAAAGTGGTAAATTGAACTCGAGATTATGATGCTCATCATCTATGCTAAAGAGGTAAAGTAGGATCAGCCTCACATTAGACTAaccataataatatgattcaatttcgcttttgatgagaatcaaatttaaaaccGTATACTTACTAGCGAAGATAAATATTACTATTATTAAGTGGCAATGCAAATGCAAATGAAATGTGGTTTTGTTTACGCGGGACCAGTGAATTACTAAACATGAAATCAAGCTCAATTAACAAGAAGACACCACCACATCATCGTTGGCTAGGTGGCTACCTAACTTCAACAACCcctcaccctctccctcttatTCAATTCCCAAGTGaataaaaaacaatcaaatttttttgtctTCTTGCTAAATGTTTTGTGGTGAAATAAAGGTTGGTGTTCTTTCTGAattgaaaaatacataaattcACAGCCACTAGATACAAAGGAAATGAGCACTCACATCAGACGGACGGGATTGGTGGGGCCTCTCCCTAAAAAAGAAGGAACAGAGGGCCCCTTGATTCTTGATACACATCCATCAACACACATGCTTTTGCTTGCTCACATCACAATTAATTTAACAGCTTAATCCCTTAATTACGTACAAAATACGCTTAAAACAACAAGCATTACAGATGAGAAATAACACAAACTTGATCGAAGATTGGCATGAAAGACGATCATAAAACCGATTTAAGATGTAAATTAACAGTAATCACTTGGACTTGAAAGGGATGGCCCTGATCACAACCACGTGGTACAAAGCTGCAAGTGCTGCCCCAATGAACGGTCCAACCCAGAAAATCCACTGCCAACATTAAAATTATATACTCAAAAGTTAGAAACAAAAATTCAGAATCCATTAATCCGTTTTTGAAATTGGATAATTAAAAGCGCTTTTGTGGGGAAAGCACTTCCATTTGATAAAAGCACTTTTGGGATCAGGAGGGCTTACGTGGTCATCCCAGGCATGCTGCTTGTTGTAGATGATGGCAGCGCCAAGACTCCTGGCTGGGTTGATGCCAGTTCCGGTGACGGGGATGGTGGCCAAGTGCACCAAGAACACGGCGAACCCAATTGGCAACGGAGCCAAAATCTGGTCAAAACCCATTCAAAATTCATAGCCAGTTAATCACCAAACCAAATTAAACgccaacaaaataataaactCAGGAAGTTCAAGCTCAGCTAGGCAAATGATCCAAGACTAGACATGCGTACCGGAACATGCGAGTCTCTGGCGCTACGCTTAGCGTCGGTGGCGGAGAAAACGGTGTAGACGAGGACAAAGGTGCCGATGATCTCAGCACCAAGTCCTTGACCCTTGGTGTAACCATGGGCAACAGAGTTGGCACCACCGCCCAGCATCTCGAAGGTGGAGCTCTTCTCGAAGCCCTTCACGACGGCGGCACCGGCTATAGCTCCTAGGGTCTGCATAACTATGTAGAACAACGCCCTGGTCAGCGACAGCTTCCTGGCCAAAAACAGCCCGAAAGTCACCGCCGGGTTTATGTGACCACCTGAGATATAAACAATAATCACCACCGTTAATCAAGATTTACTTATAATTAAGAACGGATTAATGACACGGCTGCTTTTTTTGGGGGGAAATTAATTACCGGAGATGCCGGCGGTGCTGTAGACGAGGGCGAAGATGGTCCCGCCAAAAGCCCAAGCGATGCCCTGAATCCCGACCGTTGTGCACTTCGACTTCGACTTGACGACGCCCATCACCGTCAAGATTGTGATGTAGAGGAACAGGAAAGTGGCGATGAACTCGGCGATCCCGGCCCTGTAAAACGACCATGACGTCAGCTCACCGGGCTCGAACAGTGGAGCCGGCGGTGGCTCCTTGTAGTCTTTCCCTTCGTCCTGGGTCTGAGCCGAAGTACCGATCGGCTGCCTCTCCGAGAACTTGTTCGCTCCCAGCCTAACATCCTCTTCCTTGCCCTCCATTCTCGCTCTCGAACTCTCGGCGACTGATGACCGTTGGATCTTTGTGATCTGAGAGTATGAGTTGGTGTGGGTGTGATTTGAGTGGGTTTACAGAGTGGGAGTATATATAGCACGGCCAGCGCACCCAGTTTTGGAAGCTGGTGAAGTGAGGGAGGGTGGTGGCGGGACCCAACGGCTctattaattttgattttattttatgtttttaaattttatttttattatcatGTGGCCGACCAATGATATTCTAGCACTTCATTAGCTTTCACGGAAAGTGACGTACGTGAATGCGGTAATGAAAATAAGGGGAAATATAGGTTATTTTCCACGTGGCAGATTGTGTTCGCGAATTGCTTGAGATAAAACTGCACCGACCAATCACATCATAAACAGTGTAACAGCGCTTTAGACTCTGCATATTTCAATTGATGACATGAGACAGACCAACGGGTCTACTCTTTGAATTTTGGtttctttgacaaaattttggTATCTAACTGTTACTAAAACGTGGGTACGGTTATGTTTCAATCGATTTTGGTCTCAATTCGTAATAAGTTTAAGTTAGAGCAAAGTTGTGAGGTGCGGTTTGCTCTAGAAAGCACATTTTTAGTGTTAAAGCCGAATCAAACGTCTAAAATTGATTTGATAACTAAAT contains the following coding sequences:
- the LOC137733857 gene encoding eukaryotic translation initiation factor 3 subunit F-like encodes the protein MAAIEHTVLQFSTSPSSSLSAKVHPLVIFNICDCYVRRPDQSERVIGTLLGSVLPDGTVDIRNSYAVPHMSAEQVALDIEYHHNMLISHQKVNPKEVIVGWYSTGLGVTGGSALFHEFYSREAPNPVHLTVDTGFINGVGTIKAYVSVNLSLGDRQRAAQFQEIPLDLRMVEAERVGYDILKTPMVDKLPTDLEGMEASMERLLALIDDVYKYVDNVVEGRAEQDNTIGRFLFDTIASLPKLSPSAFDKLINDSLQDNLLLLYLSSITRTQLTLAEKLNTAAQVL
- the LOC137733856 gene encoding aquaporin PIP1-2 — protein: MEGKEEDVRLGANKFSERQPIGTSAQTQDEGKDYKEPPPAPLFEPGELTSWSFYRAGIAEFIATFLFLYITILTVMGVVKSKSKCTTVGIQGIAWAFGGTIFALVYSTAGISGGHINPAVTFGLFLARKLSLTRALFYIVMQTLGAIAGAAVVKGFEKSSTFEMLGGGANSVAHGYTKGQGLGAEIIGTFVLVYTVFSATDAKRSARDSHVPILAPLPIGFAVFLVHLATIPVTGTGINPARSLGAAIIYNKQHAWDDHWIFWVGPFIGAALAALYHVVVIRAIPFKSK